The following are encoded together in the Pygocentrus nattereri isolate fPygNat1 chromosome 3, fPygNat1.pri, whole genome shotgun sequence genome:
- the LOC108432739 gene encoding ependymin-2-like, which produces MELLVLLSICYCLALKACAQPTPCTEVSPPWITGGISTSTKDGAKTSSGIFTYDGWGQQVHFRNFEAEHNTTHFTDLLMNFKQKVVYEINHTSQTCKMKTLETSFHPMQVPPNSLFFGQAIMGTTSVPASGVLVNNWVGEISEIQANYVLVFSAYMCLPITALIHRPDQGWIAISFFYQVLTVVDPSKFIPPAFCQNVASEETDSTDFIRAIQSVI; this is translated from the exons ATGGAGCTCCTTGTCCTGCTGTCCATCTGCTACTGCCTGGCGCTGAAGGCCTGTGCTCAGCCGACTCCCTGCACTGAGG TGTCACCACCTTGGATCACTGGAGGCATTTCAACG agTACTAAAGATGGGGCTAAAACATCTTCAGGCATATTTACATATGATGGCTGGGGCCAACAAGTTCACTTCAGAAACTTTGAAGCAGAGCACAACACCACACATTTCACTGACCTGCTGATGAATTTCAAACAG AAAGTCGTCTATGAGATCAACCATACAAGCCAAACCTGTAAGATGAAAACACTGGAGACGTCCTTCCACCCCATGCAGGTCCCACCAAACTCTCTGTTCTTTGGTCAGGCCATTATGGGAACCACCTCTGTTCCTGCAAGTGGGGTGCTGGTCAACAACTGGGTTGGAGAGATCTCAGAGATACAGG CTAATTACGTGCTTGTCTTCTCGGCGTACATGTGCCTACCCATAACTGCGTTGATCCACAGACCCGATCAGGGCTGGATAGCAAT TAGCTTCTTCTATCAAGTTCTTACTGTGGTGGACCCCAGCAAATTCATCCCTCCTGCATTCTGCCAAAATGTTGCATCTGAAGAAACTGACAGCACTGACTTTATTAGAGCCATTCAGTCAGTAATCTAA